A single genomic interval of Mycobacterium sp. DL592 harbors:
- a CDS encoding NAD(P)/FAD-dependent oxidoreductase, with protein sequence MTQNPYAGQPFTTSDEQIAAALEDVSIPTLLLSLVHITGDPRYIREFAQAGLFLNEVQGFMSEEDKAKARALALPVIIDYRDRGCPGPVALSPELVQEMLDWAACEHVDAEYQPMVLEEMDLEGVDPRRPAALDPADTADFPVVVIGCGESGLLAAIRLKQANIPFTVIEKNAGPGGTWWENSYPGARVDVANHFYCYSFEPSNNWSHYFAEQPELRAYFEEVLDRHGLDDNIRWQTEVVSAVWNDDDGTWLVTVRGADGVESGIRARAVITAVGQLNRPQIPDIDGADTFEGPAFHSAAWDHSVDVTGKRVALIGAGASGFQIAPAIADSVEHLTVFQRTAQWMFPNPMYHDSVPDGVRWAMDHLPFYGRWYRFLLMWPGADKGLDAARSDPDYIHPEDPDYAVSEMNAMARLMFSDWITTQVDGDDELLAKVMPDYPATGKRTLQDNGTWLKTLRRDNVELVRTPIERITPHAVVTADGVSHEVDIIVYATGFRATEVLYPLTITGRDGVDLRTAWGTRPVGYLGVTVPGFPNFFMLYGPGNHLAHGGSLIFNSELQMRYVNLLLAEMIGKHLHSIEPTTEATDEWHRRHQAEINTMVWAHPSIKHSYFKNSDGEIHTVSPWRLPVFWNAVREPEWSNFVIK encoded by the coding sequence GTGACGCAGAATCCCTATGCCGGCCAACCATTCACGACGTCCGACGAGCAGATCGCCGCCGCGTTGGAGGATGTCAGCATCCCCACCCTGCTGCTGTCGCTGGTGCACATCACCGGCGACCCGCGCTACATCCGGGAGTTCGCCCAGGCCGGCCTGTTCCTCAACGAGGTTCAGGGCTTCATGTCCGAGGAGGACAAGGCCAAGGCCCGCGCGCTGGCCCTGCCGGTGATCATCGACTACCGCGACCGCGGCTGCCCAGGTCCGGTCGCGCTGAGCCCCGAGCTGGTCCAGGAGATGCTCGACTGGGCGGCCTGCGAACACGTCGACGCCGAATACCAGCCGATGGTCCTCGAAGAGATGGACCTCGAGGGTGTCGATCCGCGCCGCCCCGCAGCGCTGGATCCCGCCGACACCGCCGACTTCCCCGTCGTGGTCATCGGCTGCGGCGAGTCCGGCCTGTTGGCGGCCATCCGGCTCAAGCAGGCCAACATCCCGTTCACCGTCATCGAGAAGAACGCGGGCCCCGGCGGGACCTGGTGGGAGAACAGCTATCCCGGCGCCCGGGTCGATGTCGCCAACCACTTCTACTGCTATAGCTTCGAGCCGTCCAACAACTGGTCGCACTACTTCGCCGAGCAGCCCGAGCTGCGGGCCTACTTCGAGGAGGTGCTCGACCGCCACGGCCTCGACGACAACATCCGCTGGCAGACCGAGGTGGTCTCGGCGGTCTGGAATGACGACGACGGAACCTGGCTGGTCACCGTTCGCGGCGCCGACGGCGTCGAATCCGGGATCCGGGCCCGCGCGGTCATCACCGCCGTCGGCCAGCTCAACCGGCCGCAGATCCCCGACATCGACGGCGCCGACACCTTCGAGGGCCCGGCTTTCCACTCCGCGGCGTGGGATCACTCCGTCGACGTCACCGGCAAGCGGGTCGCCCTGATCGGCGCCGGGGCGAGCGGATTCCAGATCGCACCGGCCATCGCCGACTCCGTCGAGCACCTCACGGTGTTCCAGCGGACCGCGCAATGGATGTTCCCGAACCCGATGTACCACGACAGCGTGCCCGACGGTGTGCGCTGGGCGATGGACCACCTGCCGTTCTACGGCCGCTGGTACCGGTTCCTGCTGATGTGGCCCGGCGCGGACAAGGGCCTGGATGCGGCGCGTTCGGATCCGGACTACATCCATCCCGAGGACCCCGACTACGCGGTCAGCGAGATGAACGCCATGGCCAGGCTGATGTTCAGCGACTGGATCACCACCCAGGTCGACGGTGACGACGAACTGCTGGCCAAGGTCATGCCCGACTACCCGGCCACCGGCAAGCGCACCCTGCAGGACAACGGAACCTGGCTGAAAACCCTGCGCCGCGACAACGTCGAGCTGGTCCGCACCCCGATCGAACGGATCACCCCGCACGCGGTGGTCACCGCCGACGGCGTGTCCCACGAGGTCGACATCATCGTCTACGCCACCGGTTTTCGCGCCACCGAGGTGCTGTACCCGTTGACGATCACCGGCCGCGACGGCGTCGACCTGCGCACCGCATGGGGAACCAGGCCGGTCGGCTATCTCGGCGTCACGGTCCCCGGCTTCCCCAACTTCTTCATGCTCTACGGCCCGGGCAACCACCTGGCCCACGGCGGCAGCCTGATCTTCAACTCCGAACTGCAGATGCGCTACGTCAACCTCCTGCTCGCCGAGATGATCGGCAAGCATCTGCACTCCATCGAACCGACGACCGAGGCCACCGACGAGTGGCACCGCAGGCACCAGGCGGAGATCAACACCATGGTGTGGGCGCACCCGTCGATCAAGCACTCGTACTTCAAGAACTCCGACGGTGAGATCCACACGGTCAGCCCGTGGCGACTCCCGGTGTTCTGGAACGCCGTTCGCGAACCCGAATGGTCGAACTTCGTCATCAAGTAG
- a CDS encoding alcohol dehydrogenase catalytic domain-containing protein — MRAVLIDTPGSVRVDTWPDPVLPGPDGAVVQISATAICGSDLHFYEGDYPLFAPVSLGHEAVGTVVEAGPDVRTVRVGDQVLISSVAGCGACIGCATKDPTRCVSGPQIFGSGGLGGAQAELLAVPAADFQLLRIPEGISTEQALLLTDNLATGWAGAKRADIPLGGTAVVVGLGAVGLCAVRGALFHGAARVFAVDPVEARRDRAAALGAIPLPPPALSAVMEATGGLGADSVIDAVASDTSLDDSIATVRAGGTVSVIGVHNLNPYPFPALASLVRGLTVRWTTAPVQQTWPELIPLLQNGRLDVEGIFTTRLSLDQAADGYAAVASRSGEHVKVLLTP; from the coding sequence ATGCGCGCGGTGCTCATCGACACTCCGGGGTCGGTTCGGGTCGACACCTGGCCCGACCCCGTCCTGCCCGGCCCCGACGGCGCTGTCGTCCAGATCAGTGCGACCGCGATCTGCGGCTCGGACCTGCACTTCTACGAGGGCGACTACCCGCTGTTCGCGCCGGTGTCGCTCGGCCACGAGGCCGTCGGCACCGTGGTCGAGGCCGGTCCGGATGTGCGGACCGTGCGCGTCGGCGACCAGGTGCTGATCTCCTCGGTCGCCGGCTGCGGGGCCTGCATCGGCTGTGCCACCAAGGATCCCACCCGGTGTGTGTCGGGCCCGCAGATCTTCGGCTCGGGTGGTCTCGGGGGAGCTCAAGCCGAACTGCTGGCCGTCCCGGCGGCGGACTTCCAGCTGCTGCGGATTCCCGAAGGCATCTCCACCGAGCAGGCGCTGCTGCTCACCGACAACCTGGCCACCGGGTGGGCGGGCGCCAAGCGGGCCGACATCCCGCTCGGCGGCACCGCCGTCGTGGTCGGCCTGGGCGCAGTCGGCCTGTGCGCTGTGCGTGGCGCGTTGTTCCATGGTGCAGCAAGGGTTTTCGCCGTCGATCCGGTCGAGGCCCGCCGCGACAGGGCGGCCGCTCTGGGGGCGATTCCGCTGCCGCCGCCCGCGCTGTCGGCGGTCATGGAGGCCACCGGAGGCCTCGGCGCCGACTCGGTCATCGACGCCGTCGCCAGCGACACCTCGCTCGACGACTCGATCGCGACGGTGCGCGCCGGCGGTACCGTGTCGGTGATCGGCGTGCACAACCTCAACCCGTATCCGTTCCCGGCGTTGGCCTCCCTGGTGCGTGGGCTGACTGTGCGCTGGACTACCGCACCGGTGCAGCAGACCTGGCCCGAGCTGATCCCGCTGCTGCAGAACGGGCGCCTGGACGTCGAGGGGATCTTCACCACCCGGCTGTCGCTGGACCAGGCCGCCGACGGGTATGCCGCCGTCGCGTCGCGATCAGGTGAGCATGTGAAGGTGCTGCTCACTCCTTAG
- a CDS encoding VOC family protein: protein MLGHLGVNVPDLASAKRYYAALLPLVGFEPFLDADNEFAFRPADGKPGTYLFFYPSAIAGDYSSDRTGLQHLAFMTRGRSLVDAVHEFAVSNGNTILYAPQHFPQYPGHYYATFWLDPFGLRLEAVCHHDRD, encoded by the coding sequence ATGCTTGGTCATCTCGGCGTCAACGTGCCCGATCTCGCCTCCGCAAAGCGGTACTACGCGGCGCTGCTGCCCCTCGTCGGTTTCGAACCATTCCTTGATGCCGACAATGAGTTCGCATTCAGGCCGGCAGATGGCAAACCGGGCACTTATCTGTTTTTCTATCCATCCGCCATTGCCGGCGACTACTCATCAGACCGAACGGGGCTGCAGCACTTAGCCTTCATGACTCGTGGGCGCTCACTCGTCGACGCAGTACACGAGTTCGCAGTCAGCAACGGCAACACCATTCTCTACGCTCCTCAGCACTTCCCACAGTATCCCGGGCACTATTACGCCACCTTCTGGCTCGACCCCTTCGGATTGAGGCTAGAGGCGGTCTGCCATCACGATCGTGACTAG
- a CDS encoding amidohydrolase: protein MSTAADAIYTGGAIVTIDDANPTAQALAVRAGRITAVGTRDEVLAQRGPGTRMVDLDGATLLPGFLDPHSHYINSLTVANQVNVFAPPAGPGADVGAIVAALKAFRDAQQIPPGEMIVAYGYDDTLMPGGRTLHKEDLDADFGDNPVLVGHVSMHGAVLNSAAMRQFGITAATPTPPGGIIVRKEGSTEPDGLVMETAFLPIFAAMPKPTHSQEIAWSRAGQMLYAAAGITTAHEGATHAADVELIYRAAAGGANLIDVVAYPFILELDEVLAQHPPQEFGSYRNRVKLGGVKVTLDGSPQGRTAYFTTPYLVEGPDGQHNWCGELGFSQDVVNGWFKQVYDLGLPLDIHANGDAAIDVALAAHEFAAADDLGADRLTVMVHSQFVRPDQLQRYVDYKILPSFFTPHAFYFGDAHVQLRGKTQADFLSPMRAAIDLGLRPTNHTDFVVTPLDQMFVVWTAVNRVSRSGAVIGADQRVTPLEALKAITINAARQYREDDLKGSLEVGKLADLVVLDGNPLTVDPMAIKDISVVETIKEGQTIYHA, encoded by the coding sequence ATGTCTACTGCAGCCGATGCCATCTACACCGGTGGCGCCATCGTCACCATCGACGACGCCAACCCCACCGCGCAGGCGCTGGCGGTGCGCGCTGGTCGTATCACCGCGGTCGGGACTCGCGACGAAGTCCTGGCCCAGCGGGGCCCGGGCACCCGGATGGTGGATCTGGACGGGGCGACGCTGCTGCCCGGCTTCCTGGATCCGCACAGCCACTACATCAATTCGCTGACCGTCGCCAACCAGGTCAACGTATTCGCACCACCCGCCGGCCCCGGCGCCGACGTCGGCGCAATCGTCGCCGCCCTCAAGGCTTTTCGGGATGCGCAGCAGATCCCGCCGGGCGAGATGATCGTCGCCTATGGCTATGACGACACCCTAATGCCGGGCGGGCGAACGCTGCACAAAGAGGACCTCGACGCCGATTTCGGAGACAATCCGGTGCTCGTCGGGCATGTCTCCATGCACGGCGCGGTGCTGAACTCCGCGGCGATGCGGCAGTTCGGCATCACCGCGGCGACCCCGACACCGCCCGGCGGCATCATCGTCCGCAAGGAGGGTTCCACCGAACCCGACGGCCTGGTGATGGAGACCGCCTTCCTACCCATCTTCGCCGCGATGCCCAAACCCACGCACTCACAGGAGATCGCCTGGAGCCGGGCCGGCCAGATGCTCTACGCCGCGGCGGGCATCACCACCGCGCACGAGGGCGCCACCCACGCCGCCGACGTGGAGTTGATCTACCGTGCGGCCGCCGGCGGGGCGAACTTGATCGACGTCGTGGCCTACCCGTTCATCCTCGAACTCGACGAGGTACTGGCGCAGCATCCGCCGCAGGAGTTCGGCAGCTACCGCAATCGGGTCAAGCTCGGCGGGGTGAAGGTCACCCTCGACGGCTCCCCGCAGGGCCGCACCGCCTACTTCACCACGCCGTACCTGGTCGAGGGCCCCGACGGCCAGCACAACTGGTGCGGCGAACTGGGCTTCTCCCAGGACGTCGTCAACGGCTGGTTCAAGCAGGTGTACGACCTCGGGCTGCCGCTGGACATCCACGCCAACGGCGATGCCGCCATCGACGTCGCACTGGCCGCCCACGAGTTCGCCGCGGCCGACGATCTGGGCGCCGACCGGCTGACGGTGATGGTGCACTCCCAGTTCGTGCGGCCCGACCAGCTGCAGCGCTACGTCGACTACAAGATCCTGCCGTCGTTCTTCACCCCGCACGCCTTCTACTTCGGCGACGCCCACGTGCAGTTGCGGGGTAAGACGCAGGCCGACTTCCTCTCGCCGATGCGGGCGGCGATCGACCTCGGGCTGCGTCCGACCAATCACACCGACTTCGTGGTGACGCCGCTGGATCAGATGTTCGTGGTGTGGACGGCCGTCAATCGGGTCTCGCGCAGCGGGGCGGTCATCGGCGCCGACCAGCGGGTGACCCCGCTCGAGGCACTCAAGGCGATCACGATCAACGCTGCGCGCCAGTACCGCGAGGACGACCTCAAGGGCTCACTGGAGGTCGGCAAGCTCGCCGATCTCGTTGTGCTGGATGGCAATCCACTGACCGTGGACCCGATGGCCATCAAGGACATCAGCGTGGTCGAGACCATCAAGGAAGGCCAGACCATCTACCACGCCTAA
- a CDS encoding alpha/beta hydrolase: MTARPWDRLRWMLDAGPADYALAMSVASAQLPVIGRHLEPLGAATAMSVWGYRHIPDFMGSAARSWLSPGAGQVRKTDRESTHEVSDAALRGVVAPEHLQIDWPAPDRMPPLWKAFEHRRHLYRSSVRYGNHPTQRLDVWRRRYLPAEPAPVLLFIPGGAWVLGTRMLQGYALMSHLAAQGWVCLSIDYRVAPHHRWPNHIHDVKTAIAWARANVDRFGGDRDFVAVAGASAGGHLAALAGLTIDDPEFQEHLPEGSDTSVDAVVGIYGRYDWEDRSTEERDRFVDFLERVVVSKRQDRHGEVFRKASPIARIHPEAPPFLVVHGSADSVIPVEQARGFVDELKTVSRSPVGYVELPGAGHGFDMIDGARTGSAATAIGLFLNQVHRDRALMSAKEVI; encoded by the coding sequence ATGACGGCACGACCGTGGGACCGACTGCGTTGGATGCTCGACGCCGGGCCCGCTGACTATGCGCTGGCGATGAGTGTGGCCTCGGCTCAGCTGCCGGTGATCGGACGCCACCTCGAACCGCTCGGCGCCGCGACCGCGATGAGTGTGTGGGGCTACCGCCACATTCCCGACTTCATGGGTTCGGCTGCGCGGTCCTGGCTGAGCCCGGGAGCCGGGCAGGTTCGCAAGACGGATCGGGAAAGCACCCACGAGGTCTCCGATGCCGCGTTGCGCGGTGTGGTGGCCCCCGAGCATCTGCAGATCGACTGGCCGGCCCCGGACCGGATGCCGCCGCTGTGGAAAGCCTTCGAACACCGCCGCCACCTCTACCGGTCCTCGGTGCGCTACGGCAACCACCCCACCCAGCGACTCGACGTCTGGCGCCGCAGGTATCTGCCCGCCGAGCCCGCCCCGGTGCTGCTGTTCATCCCCGGCGGGGCGTGGGTGCTGGGCACCCGCATGCTGCAGGGCTACGCGCTGATGTCGCACCTGGCCGCCCAGGGGTGGGTGTGCCTGTCGATCGACTACCGGGTCGCCCCACATCACCGGTGGCCCAACCACATCCACGACGTGAAGACGGCGATCGCCTGGGCGCGCGCCAACGTCGACCGCTTCGGCGGTGACCGGGATTTCGTCGCAGTCGCGGGTGCGTCGGCGGGTGGGCATCTGGCCGCGCTGGCCGGCCTGACCATCGACGACCCGGAGTTCCAGGAGCATCTGCCCGAAGGCTCGGACACCTCCGTCGACGCCGTCGTGGGCATCTACGGCCGCTACGACTGGGAGGACCGGTCCACCGAGGAGCGGGACCGGTTCGTCGACTTCCTCGAACGCGTCGTGGTCAGCAAGCGTCAGGACCGTCACGGCGAGGTGTTCCGCAAGGCTTCGCCGATCGCGCGTATTCATCCCGAAGCTCCGCCGTTCCTGGTGGTCCACGGTTCGGCCGACAGCGTGATACCCGTCGAGCAGGCCCGCGGTTTCGTCGACGAACTCAAGACGGTGTCGCGATCCCCGGTCGGTTATGTCGAATTGCCCGGTGCCGGACACGGTTTCGACATGATCGACGGTGCCCGCACCGGCTCGGCGGCCACCGCTATCGGACTGTTCCTTAATCAGGTTCACCGCGACCGCGCCCTGATGTCGGCCAAAGAGGTCATCTGA
- a CDS encoding acyl-CoA dehydrogenase family protein, translating into MSAASPALSTEQRDLGDAVTDLLAKRSPEAEVRRLMAEDSGYDPALWAELAAMGILGLAIPEQFGGAGAGAVELGVVSERMGAALLCAPYLSTAVLTPNLLLALGDSAEQADILPRITAGELVTGVAFAEAGSARPPAVPATIATPDGDQWRLSGTKTYVLDAAAAQLFYVTAGTGVFAVERDAPGVTVAPLATVDQTRKQGRLTLERTPARLVGSIEAGSAALDAALDRAAVALLGEQAGAAMHVMQMAADYAKTRFQFGRAIGSFQAIKHMCADMLLEAQSALSAARHVASAFDIAEPDRLADLALAQAFCSEALVSVAASNIQIHGGIGFTWEHPAHLYLRRARTDAQIFGDPAWHRERYIRLREAQS; encoded by the coding sequence ATGAGCGCGGCGTCACCGGCGCTGAGCACCGAGCAGCGTGACCTCGGCGATGCCGTCACCGACCTGCTGGCCAAGCGGTCACCGGAGGCCGAGGTCCGCCGGCTGATGGCCGAGGACAGCGGATACGACCCCGCGCTGTGGGCTGAGCTGGCCGCGATGGGCATCCTCGGTCTGGCGATCCCCGAACAGTTCGGCGGAGCCGGTGCCGGCGCCGTCGAGCTGGGCGTGGTGTCCGAGCGCATGGGTGCGGCGCTGCTGTGCGCACCGTATCTGTCCACCGCGGTACTGACCCCGAACCTTCTTCTGGCCCTTGGCGATTCGGCTGAGCAAGCCGACATCCTGCCGCGAATCACAGCCGGTGAACTGGTCACAGGCGTCGCCTTCGCCGAGGCGGGGTCAGCGCGGCCGCCGGCCGTACCTGCCACCATCGCGACACCGGACGGCGACCAGTGGCGGCTGTCGGGCACCAAGACCTATGTGCTCGACGCGGCTGCGGCGCAGCTGTTCTACGTCACCGCCGGCACCGGTGTGTTCGCCGTCGAGCGCGACGCGCCCGGGGTGACCGTGGCCCCGCTGGCCACCGTCGACCAGACCCGCAAACAGGGCCGGCTCACCCTGGAGCGGACCCCGGCCCGACTGGTCGGCTCGATCGAGGCCGGTTCGGCCGCGCTGGACGCAGCGCTGGACCGGGCCGCGGTCGCGCTGCTCGGTGAACAGGCCGGCGCCGCAATGCATGTTATGCAGATGGCGGCCGACTACGCCAAGACCCGCTTCCAGTTCGGCCGCGCGATCGGCAGCTTCCAGGCCATCAAGCACATGTGCGCCGACATGCTGCTCGAAGCGCAGTCCGCGCTGTCGGCGGCCCGGCACGTCGCGTCGGCGTTTGACATCGCCGAGCCGGATCGGCTGGCCGATCTTGCTCTGGCCCAGGCATTCTGCTCCGAGGCGTTAGTGTCCGTTGCCGCCAGCAACATCCAGATCCACGGTGGTATCGGCTTCACCTGGGAGCACCCGGCCCACCTGTATCTGCGGCGGGCACGCACCGATGCCCAGATCTTCGGCGATCCGGCCTGGCACCGGGAACGCTACATCCGGCTGCGGGAGGCACAGTCATGA
- a CDS encoding alpha/beta hydrolase, with protein MANTDIHPELRSAARYVPRKLISGFTTPFIRKLTSLQRVDNEGVEVLTLPSGVGVRLYRPAGTTTPTPALLWIHGGGYVIGTAAQDDALCRRFVTTLGITVASVDYRLAPEHPYPAPLEDCYSALTWLAALPGVDRDHLAIGGASAGGGLAAALALLTRDRGELNPVFQVLVYPMLDDRTVGAHLHDAGHRLWNATSNRYGWQSYLGGADPQVAVPARRTDLAGLPPAWLGVGTLDLFHDEDLAYAERLKAAGVPCEVHVVPGAFHGFDGIVPKASISRAFFDSQCDSLRPYLS; from the coding sequence GTGGCGAACACCGACATCCACCCCGAACTGCGCAGTGCGGCGCGGTACGTCCCGCGCAAGCTCATCTCCGGATTCACGACCCCGTTCATCCGGAAGCTGACCAGCCTGCAGCGCGTCGACAACGAGGGCGTCGAGGTGCTCACCCTGCCCTCCGGGGTCGGCGTGCGGCTCTACCGGCCCGCCGGGACGACCACGCCCACGCCTGCACTGCTGTGGATTCACGGCGGCGGCTACGTGATCGGCACCGCCGCCCAGGACGACGCGCTGTGCCGCCGGTTCGTCACCACGCTGGGCATCACCGTCGCCTCCGTCGACTACCGGCTGGCTCCCGAACATCCCTACCCCGCGCCGCTGGAAGACTGCTACAGCGCGTTGACCTGGCTGGCCGCGTTGCCCGGTGTGGACCGCGACCACCTCGCGATCGGCGGCGCCAGCGCCGGCGGCGGCCTGGCGGCTGCGCTGGCATTACTGACCCGCGACCGCGGCGAACTCAACCCGGTGTTCCAGGTGCTGGTCTATCCGATGCTCGACGACCGCACCGTCGGCGCCCATCTTCACGACGCGGGACACCGGCTGTGGAACGCCACCAGCAACCGCTACGGCTGGCAGTCCTACCTGGGCGGGGCCGACCCGCAGGTGGCCGTGCCCGCCCGTCGCACCGACCTCGCCGGGCTGCCGCCCGCCTGGCTCGGGGTGGGCACGCTGGACCTGTTCCACGACGAGGACCTGGCGTATGCGGAGCGACTGAAGGCCGCCGGGGTTCCGTGCGAGGTGCACGTGGTGCCCGGTGCGTTCCACGGCTTCGACGGGATCGTGCCGAAGGCCTCGATCTCCCGGGCATTCTTCGACAGCCAGTGCGACAGCCTTCGGCCCTACCTGTCATGA
- a CDS encoding acyl-CoA dehydrogenase family protein, whose translation MTDDDVRDEVRAWLTANWDPAIERGAWAQLVFDAGWAVPSWEPQWWGRGLTDPQSRIVAAEFAAVGAPGTGHDRANLFATTLHDLGTDEQKHRLIPPSIRGETKWCLLYSEPGAGSDLAGLRTRADRDGDDWVINGQKVWTSFAKSADYGLLVARTDWDVPKHNGISFFMFPMRQPGVEIRPIHQITGESEFNEVFITGARVPDANLVGEPGGGWSVLQVALAYERRLMGDLARTARSARKPQADNESLIALARQAGTLSNSHIRQEIARVEAYTAVNRWNTQRAKATTDRAEAATLLALGKIAMSRILHETARVQTEIVGPESMLTGPDNPVGDAVTFRTLNAYFTSIGGGTDQIQRNIVGERVLGLPKEPEPYRTTAFRDLPH comes from the coding sequence ATGACCGACGACGACGTGCGCGACGAAGTCCGGGCGTGGCTGACGGCAAACTGGGATCCGGCCATCGAGCGCGGCGCCTGGGCGCAGCTGGTGTTCGACGCCGGCTGGGCCGTCCCGAGCTGGGAACCACAGTGGTGGGGTCGGGGCCTGACCGATCCCCAATCACGGATCGTGGCAGCCGAATTCGCTGCCGTCGGCGCACCGGGAACCGGCCATGACCGGGCCAACCTGTTCGCCACCACCCTGCACGACCTCGGCACCGACGAGCAGAAGCACCGACTGATCCCGCCGTCGATCCGCGGCGAGACGAAGTGGTGCCTGCTGTACTCCGAACCGGGTGCAGGCTCCGATCTGGCCGGCCTACGCACGAGGGCCGACCGCGACGGCGACGACTGGGTGATCAACGGCCAGAAGGTGTGGACGTCGTTCGCGAAGTCCGCCGACTACGGCCTGCTGGTGGCCCGTACCGACTGGGATGTGCCCAAGCACAACGGGATCAGCTTCTTCATGTTCCCGATGCGCCAGCCCGGGGTGGAGATCAGGCCGATTCACCAGATCACCGGGGAGTCGGAGTTCAACGAGGTGTTCATCACCGGGGCGCGCGTCCCCGATGCGAACCTCGTCGGCGAGCCCGGCGGTGGCTGGTCGGTGCTACAGGTGGCGCTGGCCTACGAGCGCCGCCTGATGGGCGACCTGGCCCGCACCGCCCGCTCTGCACGAAAGCCGCAGGCCGACAACGAGAGTCTGATCGCGCTGGCGCGCCAGGCCGGTACCCTCTCCAACTCCCACATCCGCCAGGAGATCGCCAGGGTCGAGGCTTACACGGCGGTCAACCGGTGGAACACCCAGCGCGCCAAGGCAACCACCGACCGGGCCGAGGCTGCCACCCTGCTGGCACTGGGCAAGATCGCGATGTCGCGAATCCTGCACGAGACCGCCCGGGTCCAGACCGAGATCGTCGGTCCGGAGTCGATGCTGACCGGTCCGGACAACCCGGTCGGTGACGCGGTGACGTTCCGGACGCTTAACGCCTACTTCACCTCGATCGGCGGCGGCACCGACCAGATTCAGCGCAACATCGTCGGCGAACGTGTCCTCGGGCTGCCGAAAGAGCCTGAGCCCTACCGCACTACCGCGTTCCGGGATTTGCCGCACTGA
- a CDS encoding type II toxin-antitoxin system HipA family toxin — MAPKALGVWLYGVHVAGLSEPRRFRLRLEFTEDALDTFGEGSRVLSLALPVSRKPIQDKDGARQVSAFIEGLLPEGNLRRHIATEAGVPVNDTMTLLERVGAECAGAVQILTDGAKPDAGHVRPLTKLEVDTLITDLPTYHLPEGATPQASLAGIQDKVLLVAFPDGSWGWPEAGAASTHIIKPEPHGGSVKHLIQSEDWALRVAREASMNAAESRVERFQERQAIIVTRYDRGSDGNRLHQEDFCQALGLDPQAKYESTGEATRSGSRLRRIARAAAPRALDPDAFRSALLEAVTFNVVIGNADAHSKNYSVMIGREGSVSLAPIYDAAPVRYLAPAFNGTGHVINGKTSINNIDIDDLVAEASSWGMGTRRAHVAVRTCMERVYSSVERVELPRGAESVKSNLHQLWARRSWPTAALRSGDSDATAEGSDA; from the coding sequence ATGGCACCTAAGGCACTCGGCGTTTGGTTGTACGGTGTCCACGTCGCCGGGCTGAGTGAGCCCCGCCGATTCCGGCTGCGTTTGGAATTCACCGAGGACGCGCTCGACACCTTCGGCGAGGGGAGCCGAGTCCTGTCTTTGGCGTTGCCTGTTTCGCGAAAGCCGATCCAGGATAAGGACGGCGCGCGGCAGGTGTCGGCATTCATCGAGGGCCTTCTGCCCGAGGGAAACCTGCGCCGCCACATCGCGACTGAGGCCGGCGTACCAGTCAACGACACGATGACGCTATTGGAACGGGTAGGCGCAGAATGTGCCGGGGCTGTCCAGATTCTCACCGACGGTGCAAAGCCCGACGCTGGTCACGTCCGACCCCTGACCAAACTGGAAGTCGACACTCTAATCACGGATCTGCCGACCTACCATCTCCCTGAGGGCGCTACTCCGCAGGCATCATTAGCCGGCATTCAAGACAAGGTGCTATTGGTGGCATTCCCCGATGGCAGCTGGGGCTGGCCCGAAGCCGGCGCAGCCTCGACCCACATCATCAAGCCCGAGCCGCACGGTGGCTCAGTGAAACATCTTATTCAGAGCGAAGATTGGGCGTTGCGTGTCGCGCGCGAGGCAAGCATGAATGCTGCAGAGTCGCGCGTGGAGCGGTTTCAGGAGCGCCAGGCGATCATCGTTACCCGATATGACCGTGGGTCTGATGGGAACCGACTGCATCAAGAGGATTTCTGTCAGGCGCTAGGTCTCGACCCCCAGGCCAAGTATGAGAGCACTGGCGAAGCAACCCGTTCGGGGTCGAGGCTGCGACGCATAGCGCGCGCGGCTGCACCAAGGGCTCTGGACCCTGACGCGTTTCGGTCTGCATTGCTGGAAGCTGTGACGTTCAACGTCGTGATTGGTAACGCTGACGCCCATTCCAAAAACTACTCAGTGATGATCGGTCGCGAGGGGAGCGTGTCCCTGGCACCGATCTACGACGCCGCCCCGGTGAGGTACCTCGCCCCGGCCTTCAACGGCACAGGTCATGTCATCAACGGCAAGACGAGTATCAACAACATCGATATCGATGACCTGGTTGCCGAAGCCTCATCATGGGGAATGGGGACGCGACGAGCACATGTCGCGGTACGGACTTGTATGGAGCGGGTATATAGCTCGGTCGAACGGGTCGAGCTTCCACGAGGAGCCGAGTCGGTTAAGTCGAACCTTCATCAATTGTGGGCCCGACGCTCTTGGCCGACAGCGGCTTTGAGATCCGGAGATTCCGACGCCACGGCGGAAGGCTCGGACGCCTAA